From Vigna unguiculata cultivar IT97K-499-35 chromosome 5, ASM411807v1, whole genome shotgun sequence, the proteins below share one genomic window:
- the LOC114184476 gene encoding uncharacterized protein LOC114184476, with protein MSALQKQTKSLQELNLEKESWNIIARVVRLWFVEDYTKGKSPFSMEIVLQDKEGVLIHASVRRTLIYKFQSEIKEDKVYFIQSFSVSCNGGSYRTTNHAYKINFQFGTKVNLVESTLVPNISTAYTPFSTIKAPGFDIDYLVNVIGKFTSVGTERELEKSGKKTKMNVILIESDGMWDSTESLSQPLTQLGQSSKVSLEEDFIKLHPRCSIEGLKDFKQESTFVVKATIKHVLDHDDWWYTACICNKAVYSDSKMFKLTLRVIDATDSTTFVVFDRDNTDVGNLPKEFEVLIDKTYLFKVECKNDYNSKFEQSFRVKKVCMDEKIIESFSDVEVKSLDVYSGNEEESKLKQITNEMAPDTIAEDLLIKFTEESNDVEALSDHLNTTGSSHVSTKEALVNQPVIDVENDELTQKESSHMENLSFDLATKARVPTIKR; from the exons ATGTCTGCTTTGCAAAAACAAACCAAGTCATTACAAGAACTGAACCTAGAGAAGGAAAGCTGGAATATTATTGCAAGAGTGGTAAGGCTATGGTTTGTAGAAGATTACACAAAAGGAAAATCTCCATTTTCCATGGAGATTGTTCTTCAAGACAAAGAG GGTGTCCTAATCCATGCGTCTGTTAGACGCACACTGATATACAAATTTCAATCTGAAATCAAAGAGGATAAGGTTTACTTCATTCAGTCTTTTAGTGTTTCATGTAATGGTGGTTCTTATAGAACTACAAATCACGCCTATAAGATCAACTTCCAATTTGGAACCAAGGTGAATTTGGTAGAATCTACCTTAGTTCCCAATATTAGTACTGCATACACCCCTTTTTCAACCATCAAAGCACCTGGTTTTGACATAGATTACTTAGTTA atgtcATTGGAAAGTTTACTAGTGTTGGAACAGAGAGAGAGTTAGAGAAAAGTGGTAAGAAGACTAAGATGAATGTCATCCTTATTGAATCTGATGG gatgtGGGATAGTACTGAATCTCTTTCTCAACCTCTTACCCAACTTGGTCAGTCTTCAAAAGTTAGCTTAGAAGAAGATTTCATTAAGCTGCATCCTAGATGCTCAATTGAAGGTCTCAAAGATTTTAAACAG GAAAGTACTTTTGTAGTGAAGGCTACTATCAAACATGTTCTAGATCATGATGATTGGTGGTACACAGCATGTATCTGCAACAAAGCTGTTTATTCTGActccaaaat GTTTAAACTTACACTTCGTGTAATTGATGCTACTGATTCTACaacttttgttgtatttgatcGTGAT AACACTGATGTTGGTAACTTGCCTAAAGAGTTTGAAGTCCTCATTGATAAGACCTATCTGTTCAAAGTTGAGTGCAAGAATGATTATAATAGCAAATTTGAGCAATCATTCAGAGTTAAAAAAGTCTGCATGGATGAAAAAATCATTGAAAGCTTTAGTGATGTTGAAGTTAAGTCTTTG gatGTATACTCtggaaatgaagaagaaagtaaACTTAAGCAGATTACAAATGAGATGGCACCTGATACCATTGCAGAG gatttgcTGATCAAATTCACTGAAGAATCAAATGATGTTGAGGCTCTAAGTGATCATTTGAACACTACAGGATCAAGCCATGTTTCTACAAAGGAAGCTTTGGTCAATCAACCAGTAATTgatgttgaaaatgatgagttaACCCAGAAAGAATCATCTCATATGGAGAATCTTAGCTTTGATTTGGCTACCAAAGCACGTGTCCCGACAATTAAAAGGTAG